In Nitrososphaerales archaeon, a genomic segment contains:
- a CDS encoding gamma-glutamyl-gamma-aminobutyrate hydrolase family protein (Members of this family of hydrolases with an active site Cys residue belong to MEROPS family C26.), translating to MRLLIINNLSSLISNLEEILRRLNVEFTIKRYDSEVDLNRYSKVILSGRMVMSKDISRANLRILRMIEREDIPTLGICYGAEIIATYFGGTLMRMNEFFKGFREVIVRKENPLTSNRSRIYVYESHIFKVSRLPDALESLAYSNVCENEIFSHKSKRIYGVQFHPEYGNEDGIFILKNFLFSI from the coding sequence ATGAGGCTCCTGATCATAAATAATCTATCATCATTGATATCGAACTTGGAGGAGATCTTAAGAAGGTTAAATGTAGAGTTTACGATCAAAAGGTACGATTCAGAGGTGGATTTGAATAGATACTCCAAGGTCATCTTGAGTGGTAGGATGGTTATGTCGAAGGATATCAGCAGAGCGAATCTGAGGATCTTAAGGATGATAGAGAGGGAGGATATACCGACCCTCGGTATATGTTACGGTGCCGAGATCATAGCTACATACTTCGGTGGTACTTTGATGAGGATGAACGAATTCTTTAAAGGATTTAGGGAGGTAATTGTGAGGAAGGAGAATCCTCTGACATCGAATAGATCACGCATATACGTATATGAATCACATATCTTTAAAGTATCGAGGCTACCGGATGCTCTCGAATCACTCGCCTATTCCAACGTATGTGAAAATGAGATCTTCTCACATAAGAGTAAGAGGATATATGGGGTGCAGTTTCATCCAGAGTATGGGAATGAAGATGGCATCTTCATATTGAAGAATTTCTTATTTTCGATCTGA
- a CDS encoding terminase family protein: MHSLWRRLEKLEVIELERDEKSMVYECAKILADISNLPRNATYRRIIPKCEEELNAVKELYEKIHDKSLHELLNPLTFCRTFLNWNPLSYQIALLNDTSKQIVVRWTRQSGKTTTFAAKSLFFCITKPNSQALITSPGLRQSMIVSDKIEEIINKMNAVARRAWIKKVQRQTITFHNGSRVKALPYSLHRLRGETCDLIFVDEASFIRDDEILFDSILKPMLATRWQRGAQIIVSSTPWGKNTMFYRFCEDPIVAKDWSQHHITWRDAVKEGLIPLEFIEAQRRSISTERFQREYEAEFVEDHDSYLTQDLIARCQDPELEYWSFDHFIKDKELYAGIDLGKKHDYSVIAVLEKDHFHEDYPLKLVHLKRFELDTPYASVIGYMKILSERWKIFHRICVDQSGVGEYIVEDMRNAGIENIEGVVLTMQKKEEVLGYLKQVMLESKLKLPYDEDLIIEMNIEKYELTKDGHIKFSHPEHCHDDRLWALALAVYASRGKESSGMIMPV; the protein is encoded by the coding sequence ATGCACTCCCTATGGAGGAGGTTGGAGAAGCTCGAGGTTATAGAGCTTGAGCGTGATGAGAAGAGCATGGTGTATGAATGTGCGAAGATACTGGCAGATATTTCAAATCTGCCTAGAAATGCGACCTATAGGCGAATCATTCCTAAGTGCGAAGAAGAGTTAAATGCTGTAAAAGAGCTCTATGAAAAAATTCATGATAAATCTCTTCATGAGCTCCTAAATCCTTTGACCTTCTGTAGAACATTCCTCAACTGGAACCCTCTATCGTATCAGATCGCTTTACTGAATGATACATCGAAACAGATAGTGGTGAGGTGGACGAGGCAGTCTGGTAAGACTACGACCTTTGCAGCAAAATCATTATTCTTCTGCATAACAAAACCGAATAGCCAAGCATTAATCACATCACCCGGCTTAAGGCAGAGTATGATCGTGAGCGATAAGATAGAGGAGATCATCAATAAAATGAATGCTGTAGCGAGGAGGGCATGGATTAAAAAGGTTCAGCGCCAGACGATCACTTTTCACAATGGTTCTAGAGTGAAGGCATTGCCATACTCGTTACATAGGTTAAGGGGAGAGACCTGTGATCTAATATTCGTCGATGAGGCATCATTTATCAGAGATGATGAGATTCTATTTGATAGTATATTGAAGCCTATGCTAGCTACGAGATGGCAGAGGGGTGCACAGATCATAGTATCATCGACACCGTGGGGTAAGAATACGATGTTTTATCGCTTCTGCGAAGATCCTATAGTAGCGAAGGATTGGAGCCAACATCATATTACATGGAGGGATGCGGTGAAGGAAGGATTGATACCCTTAGAGTTCATCGAGGCCCAAAGAAGATCCATATCTACGGAGAGGTTTCAAAGAGAGTATGAAGCAGAGTTCGTTGAAGATCACGATTCTTACCTGACTCAAGACCTCATCGCCAGATGCCAAGATCCAGAGTTGGAGTACTGGAGTTTTGATCATTTCATTAAGGATAAGGAGTTGTATGCGGGCATAGATCTGGGGAAGAAGCACGATTATTCAGTGATCGCGGTACTGGAGAAGGATCACTTTCACGAGGATTATCCACTTAAGCTGGTACATCTGAAGAGGTTCGAGCTCGATACCCCTTACGCTTCAGTGATAGGCTATATGAAGATACTATCGGAGCGGTGGAAGATATTCCATAGGATCTGTGTGGATCAGAGTGGTGTAGGTGAGTATATTGTGGAGGATATGAGGAATGCGGGTATAGAGAATATTGAGGGTGTTGTATTGACGATGCAGAAGAAGGAGGAGGTTTTGGGTTATTTGAAGCAGGTTATGCTCGAATCGAAATTAAAGTTGCCATACGATGAAGATCTAATCATTGAGATGAATATCGAAAAGTACGAATTGACAAAGGATGGTCATATTAAATTCTCGCATCCTGAGCATTGTCACGATGATCGCTTATGGGCTCTGGCTTTAGCGGTATATGCGAGTAGGGGTAAAGAATCTTCGGGTATGATTATGCCAGTATGA
- a CDS encoding GNAT family N-acetyltransferase, whose translation MRLFIRLKEPKRVFKVDKCFSTRSIITDRTVEVSEIFGIGVDEEKVFDVYKGFTIDINRGDIIYITGDSGGGKSILLKELAEQMNEYEEFKDVMLDRSVEPIILRDFADRPLIDCVGRDTNEALNILSMAGLNEAFLFLRRYSELSDGQKYRFRVAWMMDQHNVKTWVFDDFTALLDRVTAKVLAYCVQKVARRLGKTLLVATTHRDLLEDLNPNIYIDKRFGSEVRVKILQPTPRECSILRDVKIVEGSRRDYEALEQFHYRSYSPLPSFVNRFYVAKMDDEIIGVIAYGPPYWNIRARNLILPQYNITPISERLRLINRDFSRIWRVIVAPKYRSIGLGIKLVKETLPLIDKPYIEVYAVMAKYNPFFEKAGMIPVETEVDKDYEKILAKLQRMGFDLKLLGSKRYNLNVINNLSSEEIEELKAIILRGFSAPRFRGKRLVTLAVKGDKDAMAEVLRRHRLNPLYLIWKNPKFKEYPDPLILKR comes from the coding sequence ATGAGGCTCTTCATCAGACTAAAGGAACCGAAGAGGGTCTTTAAGGTCGATAAGTGCTTCTCGACACGATCTATCATTACAGATAGGACCGTAGAGGTCTCGGAAATCTTTGGCATTGGTGTGGATGAAGAGAAGGTATTCGATGTGTACAAAGGATTCACCATCGATATCAACAGAGGCGATATCATCTATATAACGGGTGATAGCGGAGGAGGAAAGTCTATACTCCTCAAGGAGCTGGCGGAGCAGATGAACGAATATGAAGAATTTAAAGATGTGATGCTCGATAGATCGGTGGAGCCTATAATACTCAGAGACTTCGCAGATAGACCGCTCATCGATTGCGTTGGTAGAGATACCAATGAAGCGCTCAATATTCTGAGCATGGCCGGCTTGAATGAAGCATTCCTCTTCCTTCGCCGATACTCGGAATTATCGGATGGGCAGAAGTACCGCTTTAGAGTTGCGTGGATGATGGATCAACACAATGTAAAGACTTGGGTATTCGATGATTTTACAGCCTTGCTCGATAGAGTTACGGCGAAGGTCCTAGCGTACTGTGTGCAGAAGGTAGCAAGGAGGTTGGGGAAGACGCTACTCGTGGCTACGACTCATAGAGATCTGCTCGAGGATCTGAATCCAAATATCTATATAGATAAGAGGTTTGGGAGCGAGGTTCGTGTGAAGATCCTTCAACCCACGCCGAGGGAATGTAGTATATTGAGGGATGTGAAGATAGTCGAGGGTTCGAGGAGGGATTACGAGGCTCTGGAGCAGTTCCATTATAGAAGCTATTCACCACTACCGAGCTTCGTCAATAGATTCTACGTGGCGAAGATGGATGATGAAATCATCGGTGTAATAGCCTACGGCCCTCCCTACTGGAATATCAGAGCGAGGAATCTGATCCTTCCACAGTACAATATCACACCAATATCGGAGAGGTTGAGGCTCATAAATAGAGACTTCTCGAGGATCTGGAGGGTGATAGTGGCACCGAAGTACCGTAGTATAGGTCTAGGGATAAAGCTGGTAAAGGAGACACTACCCTTAATCGATAAGCCCTACATCGAGGTCTACGCTGTGATGGCCAAGTATAATCCATTCTTTGAGAAGGCTGGTATGATACCCGTTGAGACTGAAGTCGATAAAGATTATGAGAAGATTCTCGCAAAGCTTCAGAGGATGGGCTTCGATCTAAAGCTCCTCGGGAGTAAAAGGTATAACCTTAATGTGATCAACAATCTATCGAGTGAAGAGATCGAGGAATTAAAGGCGATCATACTCAGAGGATTTTCAGCACCGAGGTTTAGGGGTAAGCGTCTAGTTACATTGGCAGTAAAAGGTGATAAGGATGCGATGGCCGAGGTCTTAAGGCGCCATCGGTTGAACCCCCTCTACCTCATATGGAAGAATCCGAAGTTTAAAGAATATCCAGACCCCCTAATTCTAAAACGTTAG